The Sesamum indicum cultivar Zhongzhi No. 13 linkage group LG2, S_indicum_v1.0, whole genome shotgun sequence genome contains a region encoding:
- the LOC105179844 gene encoding alcohol dehydrogenase 3 has protein sequence MSSTAGQVIKCKAAVAWEPGKPLVIEEVEVAPPQKMEVRLKILFTSLCHTDVYFWEAKAQDSVFPRILGHEAAGIVESVGEGVTELAPGDHVLPVFTGECGECAHCKSEDSNMCSLLRINTERGVMLNDGKTRFSINGKPIYHFVGTSTFSEYTVVHVGCVAKINPLAPLDKVCVLSCGISTGLGATLNVAKPTKGSSVAVFGLGAVGLAAAEGARLAGASRIIGVDLNSGRFEEAKKFGVTEFVNPKDYDKPVQEVIAEMTDGGVDRSVECTGNINAMISAFECVHDGWGVAVLVGVPHKDAVFKTHPMNFLNERTLKGTFYGNYKPRSDIPSVVEMYMKKELEVEKFITHEVGFAEINKAFELMLKGEGLRCIIRME, from the exons ATGTCGAGCACTGCTGGTCAAGTCATCAAGTGCAAAG CTGCTGTTGCATGGGAACCCGGGAAGCCACTGGTGATtgaggaggtggaggtggcGCCGCCGCAGAAAATGGAGGTCCGGTTGAAGATTCTTTTCACATCCCTTTGCCACACTGACGTCTACTTCTGGGAAGCCAAG GCTCAAGACTCTGTCTTTCCACGAATTCTCGGACACGAAGCAGCAGG GATCGTGGAGAGCGTAGGAGAAGGTGTGACGGAACTCGCTCCAGGTGATCACGTTCTCCCAGTATTCACAGGGGAATGTGGAGAATGTGCTCACTGCAAATCCGAAGATAGCAATATGTGTAGCCTGCTTAGGATCAACACCGAGAGGGGAGTGATGCTCAACGACGGGAAAACAAGATTTTCAATTAATGGGAAACCCATTTACCATTTCGTTGGCACATCGACATTCAGTGAATACACTGTAGTTCATGTTGGTTGTGTTGCCAAAATCAATCCCCTTGCTCCTCTCGACAAAGTTTGTGTATTAAGCTGCGGGATATCCACAG GTCTTGGTGCTACACTGAATGTTGCCAAACCAACGAAGGGTTCATCCGTGGCTGTCTTCGGACTTGGGGCTGTTGGTCTTGCT GCTGCAGAAGGAGCCAGATTGGCCGGTGCATCACGAATAATCGGTGTGGACCTGAACTCTGGCAGATTTGAAGAAG CAAAGAAGTTTGGCGTGACTGAATTTGTAAACCCAAAAGACTACGACAAACCAGTTCAAGAG GTGATAGCTGAGATGACTGATGGAGGAGTGGATCGGAGCGTTGAATGCACCGGAAACATCAATGCCATGATCTCAGCCTTTGAATGCGTTCACGAT GGGTGGGGTGTTGCTGTTCTCGTCGGTGTGCCTCACAAAGACGCCGTCTTCAAGACTCATCCGATGAATTTCTTGAACGAGAGGACTCTAAAGGGAACTTTCTACGGTAACTATAAACCGCGCTCTGATATTCCATCCGTCGTAGAAATGTACATGAAGAAG GAACTTGAAGTGGAGAAGTTTATAACCCATGAAGTGGGATTCGCGGAGATAAACAAAGCTTTTGAACTGATGCTGAAAGGTGAAGGCCTTCGTTGCATCATCAGAATGGAATGA
- the LOC105179849 gene encoding putative transcription elongation factor SPT5 homolog 1, producing MPRRRDDYEDDDVEQDEEEEYDAVDEEDEEADDYDDGGKTKRKRTRSDFIDDYAEEDDEEEEDDDEEYGGGGRGGKRHRKAASEFFDEEAAVDSDEEEEEEEGEDDFIDTGADIPDEDDRRIHHRPLLPREDEQEDVEEMERRIQERYAKSLNVEYDEEATDVEQQALLPSVRDPKLWMVKCAIGREREVAVCLMQKFIDRGPELQIRSAIALDHLKNYIYIEADKEAHVREAVKGMRNIYPTKIMLVPIKEMTDVLSVESKAIDISRDTWVRMKIGTYKGDLAKVVDVDNVRQRATVKLIPRIDLQALANKLEGREVQKKKAFTPPARFMNIDEARELHIRVERRRDPATGDYYEKIEGMMFKDGFLYKNVSLKSLSTQNVQPTFDELEKFRQPGETGDGDMSSLSTLFANRKKGHFMKGDRVIVVKGDLRNLKGWVEKVEEDTVHIKPNEKGLPKTLAISDKELCKYFEPGNHVKVVSGATEGATGMVVSVEGHVVNIVSDTTKELLRVFADNVVESSEVTSGVTRIGDYELHDLVLLDDNSFGVIIRVESEAFQVLKGVPERPDVALVRLREIKYKIDKKIFAKDRYKNTLSAKDVVKILEGPCRGKQGPVEHIYKGILFIYDRHHLEHAGFICVKSESCMMVGGSRANGDRNGNALTSRFAHLRTPPRVPQSPMRSARGGSMNFGGRHGGRSGGGRGHDSLIGASVKIRLGHYKGCKGRVVDVKGSMVRVELESQMKVVAVDRSYISDNVNVSTPFRETSRYGMGSETPMHPSRTPLHPYMTPMRDSGVTPALDGMRTPMRDRAWNPYTPMSPPRDNWEDGNPGSWGTSPQYQPSSPRSRAYEAPTPGSGWTSTPSGNYNDAGTPRDSGSAYANAPSPYLPSTPGGQPPMTPSSAYLPGTPGGQPMTPGSGGLDMMSPVVGSDNEGPWFLPDILVNVRRSGEDSSLGVIREVLPDGSCKVALGSSGNGEMVTALPSEIEIVAPRKAEKIKIMGGAHRGATGKLIGIDGTDGIVKVDDTLDVKILDMVILAKLVQT from the exons ATGCCGCGGCGGAGAGACGACTACGAGGACGACGACGTTGAGCAGGACGAAGAGGAGGAGTACGACGCCGTTGATGAGGAGGATGAGGAAGCGGATGATTATGACGACGGCGGGAAGACCAAACGCAAGAGGACTAGATCGGATTTTATAGATGATTATGCGGAGGAGGACGACGAGGAAGAGGAGGACGATGATGAGGAGTATGGAGGAGGTGGCCGCGGGGGGAAACGGCATAGGAAGGCCGCTTCGGAGTTTTTTGATGAGGAGGCGGCGGTGGATAGCGAcgaggaagaggaggaagaggaagggGAAGATG ATTTCATTGACACTGGGGCTGATATACCTGATGAGGACGATCGGCGAATTCATCATCGTCCATTGCTTCCGCGTGAGGATGAGCAAGAGGATGTAGAAGAAATGGAGAGGAGGATTCAGGAGAGATATGCAAAGAGCCTTAATGTGGAGTATGATGAGGAGGCAACAGATGTTGAACAGCAGGCTCTACTGCCGTCTGTTAGGGATCCAAAATTATGGATGGTCAAATGTGCG ATTGGTCGTGAAAGGGAGGTGGCTGTCTGCCTTATGCAGAAGTTCATTGACAGAGGACCTGAATTGCAAATTAGATCTGCAATTGCACTTGATCACCTCAAAAACTATATCTATATAGAGGCTGACAAAGAAGCCCATGTGAGGGAG GCTGTTAAGGGCATGCGCAATATATATCCAACTAAAATAATGCTTGTCCCTATCAAGGAGATGACAGACGTTCTGTCAGTTGAAAGCAAAGCAATTGATATTTCTAGGGATACCTGGGTTAGAATGAAAATAGGTACATATAAAGGGGATCTTGCTAAG GTTGTGGATGTTGACAATGTACGGCAGAGAGCAACagtgaaattaattccaaggATTGACTTGCAAGCACTGGCTAATAAGTTG GAAGGGAGGGAAGTTCAGAAGAAAAAGGCATTCACCCCTCCTGCCAGATTTATGAATATTGATGAAGCTAG AGAGCTGCATATTCGTGTAGAGCGCAGAAGAGATCCAGCTACAGGTGATTATTATGAAAAGATTGAAGGGATGATGTTCAAGGATGGTTTCTTGTACAAAAATGTATCACTGAAGTCACTCAGCACCCAGAATGTGCAACCAACCTTTGATGAACTCGAGAAATTTAGGCAACCTGGTGAAACCGGGGATGGTGACATGTCAAGTTTGTCTACGCTCTTTGCAAACAGAAAGAAAGGTCATTTCATGAAGGGTGATAGGGTGATAGTTGTTAAGGGAGATCTTCGAAACTTGAAAGGATGGGTGGAAAAGGTTGAGGAAGATACAGTGCATATAAAACCAAATGAAAAAGGCCTTCCT AAAACACTTGCTATCAGTGACAAAGAGCTTTGCAAGTACTTTGAACCAGGAAATCATGTGAAGGTTGTATCTGGTGCTACAGAAGGTGCAACTGGTATGGTTGTTTCAGTTGAAGGTCATGTGGTGAATATAGTTTCAGACACAACGAAGGAACTT CTTCGTGTCTTTGCAGACAATGTTGTGGAAAGCTCTGAAGTAACATCCGGTGTCACACGGATTGGTGACTATGAGCTTCATGACCTTGTGCTACTCGA TGATAATAGTTTTGGTGTGATTATACGTGTGGAGAGTGAAGCTTTTCAG GTCCTGAAGGGTGTTCCAGAGAGACCTGATGTTGCGCTTGTGAGGTTAAGAGAgatcaaatacaaaattgataagaaGATTTTTGCCAAAGATCGATACAAGAACACATTATCCGCGAAAGATGTTGTAAAAATCCTTGAGGGTCCGTGTAGG GGAAAGCAAGGTCCTGTTGAACATATCTATAAAGGAATTCTGTTTATTTATGATCGGCATCACCTTGAGCATGCTGGTTTCATTTGCGTCAAATCTGAGTCTTGCATGATGGTTGGTGGATCACGTGCAAATGGTGATAGGAAT GGTAATGCATTGACGTCAAGATTCGCCCATCTCAGAACTCCACCGCGTGTTCCCCAGTCTCCCATGAGATCAGCTAGAGGTGGTTCAATGAATT TTGGAGGAAGACATGGAGGAAGGTCGGGAGGTGGAAGGGGTCATGATTCTTTAATTGGGGCTTCCGTCAAAATTCGTCTGGGCCATTATAAGGGATGCAAAGGCCGTGTTGTTGATGTCAAAGGTTCGATGGTCCGGGTTGAATTAGAGTCGCAAATGAAGGTTGTCGCAG TTGATCGCAGTTATATCTCAGACAACGTCAATGTATCTACGCCATTCAG GGAAACATCCAGATATGGTATGGGAAGTGAGACGCCTATGCATCCTTCTCGAACTCCACTTCATCCATATATGACTCCTATGAGAGATTCTGGAG TAACCCCTGCTCTTGATGGTATGAGGACGCCTATGCGTGACCGAGCATGGAATCCTTACACGCCAATGAGTCCACCAAG GGACAATTGGGAAGATGGGAACCCTGGTTCTTGGGGAACTAGTCCGCAGTATCAG CCATCAAGTCCTCGTTCACGAGCGTATGAAGCGCCGACACCTGGTTCTGGTTGGACAAGTACTCCTAGTGGCAATTACAATGATGCCGGCACACCAAGAGATAGCGGTTCTGCCTATG CAAATGCTCCGAGTCCGTACTTGCCTTCTACGCCTGGTGGGCAGCCGCCTATGACCCCAAGTTCCGCATATTTGCCTGGTACACCTGGTGGGCAACCAATGACACCTGGAAGTGGTGGTTTGGATATGATGTCTCCTGTAGTAG GTTCAGACAATGAAGGCCCTTGGTTCTTGCCTGATATTTTGGTCAATGTTCGTAGGTCTGGTGAAGACAGTTCTTTGGGAGTTATAAGAGAAGTGCTTCCG GACGGCTCATGTAAGGTAGCTCTTGGATCAAGTGGAAACGGAGAAATGGTCACTGCCCTTCCCAGTGAAATTGAGATAGTGGCTCCTAGGAAAGCAGAGAAGATTAAGATCATGGGTGGTGCGCACCGTGGGGCCACTGGGAAACTTATTGGTATTGATGGAACTGATGGCATTGTGAAAGTCGATGATACACTGGATGTTAAAATCTTAGACATGGTTATATTGGCAAAACTAGTTCAAACGTGA
- the LOC105179853 gene encoding probable glucuronosyltransferase Os03g0107900: MASLNSNNKSTRFFSPHAHHHSVCTRTHQIAAFALVVATFFLTRLFDHSLGPCSSPYLNSFSDGNQYTAPDGVVRFGGSPGYGTHLTLKIYVYDENEIEGLKLLMYGRDGKISAEACVKGQWGTQVKIHRLLLQSTYRTRKKEEADLFFVPSYVKCVRMMGGLNDKEINQTYVKVLSQMPYFRLSGGRNHIFVFPSGAGAHLFKSWTVYLNRSIILTPEGDRTDKRDTSAFNTWKDIIIPGNIDDGMTVRKPRLVDPLPLSRRKYLANYLGRAQGKAGRLQLIDLARQYPDKLESPELKFSGPDKLGRTEYFQHLRNAKFCLAPRGESSWTLRFYESFFVECVPVILSDQVELPFQNVVDYMQISIKWPSTRIGTELLDYLESIPDKDLEEMIAKGRRVRCLWVYAPESESCSAFSGILWELQKKVRQFHQSAETFWLHNGSIVNRDLVEFSKWKPPMPLP; encoded by the exons ATGGCGAGCCTAAACTCCAACAACAAAAGCACCAGATTCTTCTCTCCGCACGCCCACCACCACAGCGTCTGCACCCGAACTCACCAGATCGCCGCCTTCGCGTTGGTTGTCGCGACTTTCTTTCTCACCAGGCTCTTCGACCACTCCCTGGGTCCCTGCTCCTCACCCTACCTCAATTCTTTTTCCGATGGAAATCAGTACACCGCACCGGACGGCGTCGTGCGGTTCGGGGGCTCCCCAGGGTATGGGACCCACCTGACCTTGAAGATCTACGTGTACGACGAGAACGAGATTGAGGGTTTGAAGCTGCTAATGTACGGACGCGACGGGAAGATTTCCGCGGAGGCTTGCGTTAAAGGCCAGTGGGGCACTCAG GTTAAAATACATAGGTTGCTTTTACAATCAACATATCGGACtagaaagaaagaggaagcAGATCTCTTCTTTGTGCCATCTTACGTGAAATGTGTTCGAATGATGGGTGGCCTTAATGATAAAGAGATCAACCAAACTTACGTCAAG GTTTTAAGTCAAATGCCATATTTCAGGTTATCTGGTGGCCGCAaccatatatttgtttttccaaG TGGTGCTGGAGCTCATTTGTTCAAGTCCTGGACCGTGTATTTAAATCGTTCTATAATTCTGACGCCTGAG GGAGACCGCACAGATAAACGAGATACCAGTGCCTTCAACACATGGAAAGATATCATCATACCTGGTAATATTGATGATGGTATGACAGTTCGGAAGCCTAGGCTAGTTGACCCTTTGCCTTTATCTAGGAGGAAATATTTGGCAAACTATTTAGGTCGAGCACAAGGAAAGGCTGGCCGTCTACAATTGATAGATCTTGCCAGACAATATCCTGATAAG TTGGAATCTCCAGAGTTGAAATTCAGTGGCCCAGACAAACTTGGGAGAACAGAATACTTTCAACATCTTCGCAATGCAAAATTCTGTCTGGCTCCACGTGGGGAATCATCATGGACTCTTCGCTTTTACGAATCATTCTTTGTG GAGTGTGTTCCAGTTATATTATCAGATCAAGTGGAATTGCCTTTCCAAAATGTAGTTGACTACAtgcaaatttcaattaaatggCCATCCACTCGGATAGGAACAGAACTTCTGGATTACTTGGAATCAATTCCAG ATAAAGACTTGGAGGAGATGATCGCCAAGGGTAGACGAGTGAGGTGCTTATGGGTTTATGCTCCTGAATCTGAATCCTGCTCTGCTTTCAGTGGAATTCTATGGGAACTTCAGAAGAAAGTGAGGCAATTCCATCAGTCAGCTGAGACGTTTTGGCTGCATAATGGATCTATAGTCAACAGAGATTTAGTAGAATTCAGCAAATGGAAACCACCCATGCCTTTGCCTTAA
- the LOC105179860 gene encoding bidirectional sugar transporter SWEET1, whose translation MSTGKALHLAFGVFGNATGLFLFLSPAVTFKRIVAKKSTQQFSGIPYVMTLLNCLLAAWYGLPFISKNNFLVSAINGTGAVIESVYVLIFLIYAAKKEKGKIAGLLLCILAIFATIALVSVLAFTSMARRQLLCGFAATVFSIIMYASPLSVMRMVIKTKSVEYMPFLLSLFVFLCGTSWFIYGLIGNDKFLYIPNGFGCVLGAMQLILYAIYRNNKGDDAKKPASPTEGSLEMGVAIAIANGKPHHQNQPTYFPNDNPNY comes from the exons atgagcACAGGAAAAGCCCTGCATTTGGCGTTTGGAGTTTTTg GAAATGCAACTGGTTTGTTTCTGTTCTTGTCCCCAGC GGTTACATTCAAGAGGATTGTCGCGAAAAAATCGACTCAACAGTTCTCCGGCATACCCTATGTCATGACCTTGCTCAACTGCTTGCTTGCAGCCTG GTACGGTCTGCCGTTTATATCAAAGAACAACTTTCTAGTGTCTGCCATCAACGGCACCGGGGCAGTGATCGAGTCGGTTTACGTGCTGATTTTTCTCATATATGCAGCTAAGAAGGAGAAGGGCAAGATCGCGGGGCTTCTCCTTTGCATTCTTGCTATTTTTGCGACTATCGCTTTGGTGTCGGTTCTCGCCTTTACGAGCATGGCGAGGAGGCAGTTGCTTTGTGGGTTTGCAGCCACTGTGTTCTCCATTATCATGTATGCCTCGCCGTTGTCCGTCATG AGGATGGTGATCAAGACGAAGAGTGTGGAGTATATGCCGTTCCTGTTGTCGCTCTTTGTATTCCTGTGTGGTACTTCCTGGTTTATCTATGGCCTCATCGGCAACGACAAGTTTCTTTAT ATTCCAAATGGATTTGGGTGTGTATTAGGAGCAATGCAGCTGATTTTATATGCTATTTACCGCAACAACAAAGGTGATGATGCTAAGAAACCTGCGTCCCCCACAGAGGGAAGCCTGGAAATGGGTGTTGCCATTGCCATTGCCAATGGCAAGCCTCACCACCAGAACCAACCCACTTATTTTCCTAATGACAAccctaattattaa